A genome region from Sphaerisporangium krabiense includes the following:
- the ruvX gene encoding Holliday junction resolvase RuvX has translation MRRGVRLGVDVGSVRVGVARSDPSGLLATPVETVRRGRGDLDRIAAVAEEHEAIEIVVGLPTSLSGRESHAAAAAREFAVRLAARLSPTPVRLYDERLTTVTAQQGLRASGVKAKNQRAVVDQAAAVVLLQAALDAERASGAPPGRPVEPPGRRPGGESSAGPVQ, from the coding sequence GTGAGGCGGGGGGTACGGCTCGGGGTGGACGTCGGGTCCGTCCGGGTGGGGGTCGCGCGCAGTGACCCCTCCGGGCTGCTCGCCACCCCGGTCGAGACCGTCCGCCGGGGCCGCGGCGACCTGGACCGCATCGCGGCCGTCGCCGAGGAGCACGAGGCGATCGAGATCGTCGTCGGCCTGCCGACCTCGCTGTCGGGCCGCGAGAGCCACGCCGCCGCCGCCGCGCGCGAGTTCGCCGTGCGCCTGGCCGCGCGGCTGTCGCCCACGCCGGTGCGCCTGTACGACGAGCGGCTGACCACCGTGACCGCCCAGCAGGGCCTGCGGGCCAGCGGGGTCAAGGCGAAGAACCAGCGCGCGGTCGTCGACCAGGCGGCGGCCGTCGTGCTGCTGCAGGCCGCCCTGGACGCCGAGCGCGCGAGCGGCGCGCCACCGGGCAGACCCGTCGAGCCGCCGGGGCGGCGCCCCGGCGGAGAATCGAGCGCCGGGCCGGTCCAGTGA
- the mltG gene encoding endolytic transglycosylase MltG produces MTRPPGPPHEPEHHDDTSAVPAAPGGAPPPSETPAAGSAGPRPRGRSGQEPSDDPSGPAAPDHPDGVHRTVSPDGPDETGAPEDSGSAEDVEADGLIRFRDEVEKESEGERKERGRRGLIALVAGGSAVLVAAGLAGAFVLFKPLLSPQDFDGPGTVPVVVRIAPGASAGEIAETLVRAEVVASARSFVGAVERRGKENSLRPGHYRMRKRMAASMALDLLLSSQARIRKRVTLPEGLRAVQSVARLAKGSGLPAAEFARLAAAPAGLGLPPYANGAVEGFLFPATYEVEPSTAPRDLMRATVRRFKRAATRVDLEAGAGRLKITPREVVIVASIAQAEGGRVADYPKIARVIYNRLASRAKLEMDSTVMYGLGKHGIVASHAEIKRDTPYNTYMHPGLPPGPICNPGEAALRAALSPAKGDWYWFVTVDPARRITKFTDKESEFVKFRAELNKRLGQH; encoded by the coding sequence GTGACCCGCCCGCCCGGCCCGCCCCACGAGCCGGAGCACCACGACGACACCTCCGCCGTCCCCGCCGCGCCCGGGGGCGCGCCGCCGCCGTCCGAGACGCCGGCCGCGGGATCGGCGGGGCCGCGACCGCGCGGCCGATCCGGCCAGGAGCCCTCCGACGACCCGTCGGGCCCGGCGGCCCCCGACCATCCGGACGGCGTCCACAGGACGGTGAGCCCCGATGGTCCCGACGAGACGGGTGCCCCGGAGGACTCGGGGAGTGCCGAGGACGTGGAGGCGGACGGGCTCATCCGGTTCAGGGACGAGGTGGAGAAGGAGAGCGAGGGGGAGCGGAAGGAGCGGGGGCGGCGGGGGCTGATCGCGCTGGTGGCCGGGGGGAGCGCGGTGCTGGTCGCCGCGGGGCTGGCCGGGGCGTTCGTCCTGTTCAAGCCGCTTCTCTCACCGCAGGACTTCGACGGCCCGGGGACCGTTCCCGTCGTCGTCCGCATAGCGCCGGGCGCGAGCGCGGGCGAGATCGCCGAGACGCTCGTGCGCGCCGAGGTCGTCGCGAGCGCCAGGTCGTTCGTCGGCGCGGTGGAACGGCGCGGCAAGGAGAACAGCCTCAGGCCCGGCCACTACCGGATGCGCAAGCGCATGGCCGCCTCGATGGCCCTCGACCTGCTGCTGTCCTCGCAGGCCAGGATCCGCAAGCGGGTCACCCTCCCGGAGGGCCTGCGCGCCGTGCAGAGCGTCGCCCGTCTCGCCAAGGGCTCGGGCCTGCCCGCCGCCGAGTTCGCCCGGCTGGCCGCCGCGCCCGCCGGGCTCGGCCTGCCCCCGTACGCCAACGGCGCGGTCGAGGGCTTCCTGTTCCCCGCGACCTACGAGGTGGAGCCGTCCACCGCGCCGCGCGACCTGATGCGGGCGACCGTCCGCCGGTTCAAGCGCGCCGCCACCCGTGTGGACCTGGAGGCGGGGGCCGGGCGGCTGAAGATCACGCCCCGCGAGGTGGTGATCGTCGCCAGCATCGCGCAGGCCGAGGGGGGCAGGGTCGCCGACTATCCGAAGATCGCGAGAGTCATCTACAATCGGCTGGCCTCCCGAGCCAAGCTGGAGATGGACAGCACCGTGATGTACGGCCTGGGCAAGCACGGCATCGTGGCCTCACATGCCGAGATCAAGCGTGACACCCCTTACAACACCTACATGCACCCCGGGCTGCCGCCGGGCCCGATCTGCAACCCCGGCGAGGCGGCACTCCGGGCGGCGCTAAGCCCGGCAAAGGGTGATTGGTACTGGTTCGTCACGGTTGACCCAGCGCGTAGAATCACGAAATTCACTGACAAAGAGAGCGAGTTCGTGAAGTTCCGAGCAGAGCTAAACAAGCGTCTCGGGCAGCACTGA
- the mltG gene encoding endolytic transglycosylase MltG, whose translation MNDLDLDSLLGAEDDEGPRRKGRGSRVNRARSRRRQRRQRRKGFVAFFVAMVIIVGVLGVGGYYGYQWVRDMAVAEDYAGPGTGEVIVEIKDGQSAGDVAQTLVEQGVVASERAFVNAIDAAGKTGSLQPGQYKLRKGMAAVVAVPLLDPKLRLQTTLTIREGLRLSQILQQLSTATGKPVTVFQKAAKDAESLELPAYAKGRLEGFAFPATYEISPKSTPDEILASMVARFSEAAEQADLVAGAKKVGRTPLEIVTIASIVQAESGNVRDMAKVARVIYNRLNRDPEMKLQMDSTVMYGLNKFGIAATHEELKSKSPYNTYARLGLPPGPIGNPGDHAIEAALNPAKGNWLFFVTTDPKRGITKFTDSETEFFKLAEEFNKNHGAG comes from the coding sequence ATGAACGATCTCGACCTCGATAGTCTGCTCGGCGCCGAGGACGACGAGGGCCCGCGACGCAAGGGCCGCGGCTCCCGGGTCAACCGGGCCCGCAGCAGGAGGCGCCAGCGCCGCCAGCGGCGCAAGGGCTTCGTGGCGTTCTTCGTGGCGATGGTCATCATCGTCGGCGTCCTCGGTGTCGGCGGCTACTACGGCTACCAGTGGGTCCGTGACATGGCGGTCGCCGAGGACTACGCCGGGCCGGGCACCGGCGAGGTCATCGTCGAGATCAAGGACGGCCAGAGCGCGGGCGACGTGGCGCAGACCCTCGTCGAGCAGGGCGTCGTCGCCAGCGAGCGCGCGTTCGTCAACGCCATCGACGCCGCCGGCAAGACCGGTTCCCTCCAGCCCGGCCAGTACAAGCTGCGCAAGGGCATGGCCGCCGTCGTCGCCGTCCCGCTTCTCGACCCCAAGCTCAGGCTCCAGACCACGCTGACGATCCGCGAGGGCCTGCGCCTCTCCCAGATCCTCCAGCAGCTCTCCACCGCCACGGGCAAGCCGGTGACGGTCTTCCAGAAGGCCGCCAAGGACGCCGAGTCCCTCGAACTGCCCGCCTACGCCAAGGGCCGCCTCGAAGGGTTCGCCTTCCCCGCGACCTACGAGATCTCTCCCAAGTCCACTCCCGACGAGATCCTCGCGAGCATGGTGGCGCGCTTCAGTGAGGCCGCCGAGCAGGCCGACCTCGTGGCGGGCGCCAAGAAGGTGGGCCGCACGCCCCTGGAGATCGTGACGATCGCGAGCATCGTCCAGGCCGAGTCGGGCAACGTGCGCGACATGGCGAAGGTCGCCCGGGTGATCTACAACCGGCTGAACCGCGACCCCGAGATGAAGCTCCAGATGGACAGCACGGTCATGTACGGACTCAACAAGTTCGGCATCGCGGCCACGCACGAGGAGCTGAAGAGCAAGTCGCCGTACAACACCTACGCGCGCCTCGGCCTGCCCCCCGGCCCCATCGGCAACCCCGGCGACCACGCCATCGAGGCGGCGCTGAACCCGGCGAAGGGGAACTGGCTGTTCTTCGTCACCACCGACCCCAAGAGGGGCATCACGAAGTTCACCGACTCGGAGACGGAGTTCTTCAAGCTCGCCGAGGAGTTCAACAAGAACCACGGGGCGGGCTGA
- a CDS encoding shikimate dehydrogenase gives MERRAAVLGSPIAHSLSPALHRGAYAALGLKGWRYDAIACDEAGLPGLIAGLGPEWAGLSLTMPLKRAVLPLLDSVADLAVEVGGVNTVLLRDGARHGENTDVHGIVQALAESGVRAPRSATILGGGATAASALAALRELGLFEAALVVRDRTGARETEEAAERLGMRVTVETFDKLDVLLDVDLAVSTLPPGAADLYAPSLAGVPTVFDVVYTPWPTPLARAVAGAGGTVVSGFAMLVHQAVRQVELYTGLGRGVVPVDLVRAAGEAEIARRSARTD, from the coding sequence ATGGAGCGGCGCGCGGCCGTTCTCGGCTCCCCGATCGCGCACTCGCTGTCGCCCGCCCTGCACCGGGGCGCGTACGCCGCGCTCGGGCTGAAGGGATGGCGCTACGACGCGATCGCCTGCGACGAGGCGGGGCTGCCCGGCCTGATCGCGGGCCTCGGCCCCGAGTGGGCGGGGCTGTCGCTGACCATGCCGCTCAAGCGGGCCGTGCTGCCCCTGCTCGACAGCGTCGCGGACCTGGCGGTCGAGGTCGGCGGCGTCAACACCGTCCTACTGCGTGACGGCGCCCGGCACGGCGAGAACACCGACGTGCACGGCATCGTCCAGGCCCTGGCCGAGTCGGGCGTGCGGGCGCCGCGCAGCGCGACCATCCTCGGCGGCGGGGCAACGGCGGCCTCGGCCCTGGCGGCCCTGCGCGAGCTGGGCCTGTTCGAGGCGGCGCTGGTCGTGCGGGACAGGACCGGCGCCCGGGAGACCGAGGAGGCGGCCGAGCGGCTGGGCATGCGGGTGACGGTCGAGACGTTCGACAAGCTGGACGTTCTGCTGGATGTGGACCTGGCCGTCTCCACCCTCCCACCGGGCGCGGCCGATCTCTACGCGCCGTCGCTCGCGGGGGTGCCCACGGTCTTCGACGTCGTCTACACTCCCTGGCCGACCCCTCTGGCACGAGCCGTGGCCGGCGCGGGCGGCACGGTCGTGAGCGGCTTCGCCATGCTGGTGCACCAGGCGGTCCGCCAGGTCGAGCTCTACACGGGTCTGGGCCGGGGAGTGGTGCCCGTGGATCTCGTCAGGGCGGCCGGCGAGGCCGAGATCGCTAGACGATCGGCTCGAACGGATTGA
- a CDS encoding type II toxin-antitoxin system VapC family toxin, producing the protein MSTGYLLDTNVVSEVRKRTPDPQVMEWVDSINGPALYLSTMVLGEIRYGVERIRQRDSRRAETIDVWLDAVYRDFRDRIIPVTADIAEEWGRLRTVCPLPAVDGLLAATALIKGWTLVTRNVKDVAGTGVRVLNPFEPIV; encoded by the coding sequence ATGAGTACGGGATATCTCCTCGACACCAACGTGGTGTCCGAAGTGCGAAAGCGCACTCCCGACCCTCAGGTCATGGAGTGGGTCGACTCGATCAACGGACCGGCGCTCTACCTCAGCACAATGGTGCTCGGTGAGATCCGTTACGGCGTCGAGCGCATCCGGCAGCGGGACTCCCGGCGGGCGGAAACCATCGACGTGTGGCTCGACGCCGTCTACCGCGACTTCCGCGATCGCATCATCCCGGTGACCGCGGACATCGCCGAGGAATGGGGACGCCTCCGCACGGTCTGCCCGCTTCCTGCCGTCGACGGGCTACTGGCCGCGACCGCACTGATCAAGGGATGGACTCTGGTGACCCGCAACGTGAAGGACGTCGCGGGCACCGGAGTCCGCGTGCTCAATCCGTTCGAGCCGATCGTCTAG
- a CDS encoding type II toxin-antitoxin system Phd/YefM family antitoxin has product MAEWQLQEAKQKFSEVLRRAHEEGPQVITRHGEEVAVVIDIAEYRRIRYGAPDFKEFLRSSPPWDELELPARDSAREVEFAR; this is encoded by the coding sequence ATGGCGGAGTGGCAGTTGCAGGAAGCGAAGCAGAAGTTCAGCGAGGTGCTCCGGCGGGCCCACGAGGAGGGTCCGCAGGTGATCACCCGGCACGGTGAGGAGGTGGCCGTCGTCATCGACATCGCGGAGTACCGGCGCATCCGGTATGGCGCTCCCGACTTCAAGGAGTTCCTCAGGTCCTCGCCCCCCTGGGACGAGCTGGAGCTCCCGGCCCGGGACTCAGCCCGTGAGGTGGAGTTCGCTCGATGA
- the infC gene encoding translation initiation factor IF-3: MNERIRVPEVRLVGPNGEQVGIVSIGDALKLAQESDLDLVEVAATARPPVCKLMDYGKFKYESAMKAREARRNQAHTIIKEIKLRPKIDPHDYETKKGHVVRFLKAGDKVKVTIMFRGREQSRPELGFRLLQRLAEDVTELGFVESQPKQDGRNMIMVIGPHKKKAEAKAERVAARTKGDEPGEADASTPDVA; encoded by the coding sequence ATCAACGAGCGTATTCGCGTGCCCGAGGTCCGTCTCGTGGGGCCGAACGGCGAGCAGGTCGGCATCGTCTCGATCGGCGACGCCCTGAAGCTGGCCCAGGAATCGGATCTCGACCTGGTCGAGGTCGCGGCCACGGCCCGTCCGCCCGTGTGCAAGCTCATGGACTACGGCAAGTTCAAGTACGAGTCGGCCATGAAGGCACGCGAGGCGCGCCGCAACCAGGCGCACACGATCATCAAGGAGATCAAGCTCCGGCCGAAGATCGATCCGCATGACTACGAGACCAAGAAGGGTCACGTCGTGCGGTTCCTCAAAGCGGGGGACAAGGTCAAGGTCACCATCATGTTCCGCGGACGCGAGCAGTCGCGTCCCGAGCTGGGCTTCCGGCTTCTGCAGAGGCTCGCGGAGGACGTCACCGAACTCGGCTTCGTGGAGTCCCAGCCCAAGCAGGACGGCCGGAACATGATCATGGTGATCGGGCCGCACAAGAAGAAGGCCGAGGCCAAGGCCGAGCGTGTCGCGGCCCGCACCAAGGGCGACGAGCCCGGCGAGGCGGACGCGAGCACCCCGGACGTGGCGTAG
- the rpmI gene encoding 50S ribosomal protein L35, producing the protein MPKMKTHSGAKKRFRLSGSGKVIRRRANRAHYNEHKPSTRTRRLAPEVVMSDADTKKIKKLLGK; encoded by the coding sequence ATGCCGAAGATGAAGACGCACAGCGGTGCGAAGAAGCGGTTCCGGCTCAGCGGGTCCGGCAAGGTCATTCGCCGCCGCGCCAACCGTGCCCACTACAACGAGCACAAGCCGTCCACGCGGACGCGCCGTCTCGCGCCTGAGGTCGTCATGTCCGATGCCGACACCAAGAAGATCAAGAAGCTGCTGGGCAAGTAA
- the rplT gene encoding 50S ribosomal protein L20, translating to MARVKRALNAKKKRRVVLERASGYRGQRSRLYRKAKEQMLHSLTYAYRDRKDKKGAFRRLWIQRINAAARANGITYNRFIQGLKAAGVEVDRKILADLAVNDAQAFAALAEAARKALPADVNAPVAG from the coding sequence ATGGCACGCGTAAAGCGGGCGCTCAACGCCAAGAAGAAGCGCCGCGTCGTCCTCGAGCGGGCGAGTGGTTACCGGGGCCAGCGGTCGCGGCTGTACCGCAAGGCCAAGGAGCAGATGCTCCACTCGCTGACCTATGCCTACCGCGACCGCAAGGACAAGAAGGGCGCGTTCCGGCGCCTGTGGATCCAGCGCATCAACGCCGCCGCGCGCGCGAACGGCATCACCTACAACCGGTTCATCCAGGGCCTGAAGGCCGCCGGTGTCGAGGTGGACCGCAAGATCCTCGCCGACCTGGCCGTCAACGACGCCCAGGCGTTCGCCGCGCTGGCCGAGGCCGCCAGGAAGGCGCTTCCGGCCGACGTGAACGCGCCGGTCGCCGGCTGA
- a CDS encoding TrmH family RNA methyltransferase, producing the protein MAGPELTNIKSPRVKAARRLAKRAFRDRDRAFLAEGPQAVREALALPGVTVELFATAEAEARHADIVAAAREAGVPVFGASGEVMAELAQTVTPQGLLAVCRFVHVPLAEAAPAGAALVAVLAHVRDPGNAGTVLRTADAAGADAVVFTDASVDPYNGKCVRASAGSLFHLPVVTAAPVAEAVRHLKDAGLRVLAADGAGTRTLDDVDLAGPTAWIFGNEAWGLPEELLKLADEVVRVPIYGRAESLNLATAAAVCLYASARAQRAAAAR; encoded by the coding sequence ATGGCGGGGCCGGAGCTGACCAACATCAAGTCGCCGCGGGTCAAGGCCGCCAGGCGGCTGGCCAAGCGCGCCTTCCGCGACCGCGACCGCGCGTTCCTGGCGGAGGGCCCGCAGGCCGTCAGGGAGGCGCTGGCGCTGCCCGGCGTCACGGTCGAGCTGTTCGCCACCGCGGAGGCCGAGGCGCGGCACGCCGACATCGTGGCCGCCGCGCGCGAGGCCGGGGTGCCGGTGTTCGGGGCCAGCGGCGAGGTCATGGCCGAGCTGGCCCAGACGGTCACCCCGCAGGGCCTGCTGGCCGTCTGCCGGTTCGTGCACGTCCCGCTGGCCGAGGCGGCGCCCGCGGGCGCGGCCCTCGTCGCGGTGCTCGCGCACGTCCGCGACCCCGGCAACGCGGGCACGGTGCTGCGGACGGCCGACGCGGCCGGCGCGGACGCGGTGGTGTTCACCGACGCCTCGGTGGACCCCTACAACGGCAAGTGCGTCCGGGCGAGCGCCGGCAGCCTGTTCCACCTGCCGGTCGTCACCGCAGCCCCGGTGGCGGAGGCGGTGCGCCACCTGAAGGACGCGGGCCTGCGGGTCCTCGCCGCCGACGGCGCGGGCACCCGCACGCTGGACGACGTGGACCTGGCCGGGCCCACCGCCTGGATCTTCGGGAACGAGGCGTGGGGCCTGCCGGAGGAACTGCTCAAGCTCGCCGACGAGGTCGTACGGGTGCCGATCTACGGGCGCGCCGAGAGCCTGAACCTCGCGACGGCGGCCGCCGTCTGCCTGTACGCCTCGGCACGGGCCCAGCGGGCCGCCGCGGCGCGCTGA
- a CDS encoding sensor histidine kinase: MVRGGRTHGQEADAACLIDVDDLPDGVIVADARGRVVAFNHAASSLTGADREAVLGGHLPEVLPFRDNDGRDWWKWLDAYGGLRIRSRQPECSLYLPGRHEMLVSVRFVRSPRRGGDVVRVVITLRDAAARARLERSRADLVSTVAHELRSPLTSVKGFTATLLAKWGRFTDDQKRVMLETVNADADRVTRLITELLDVSRIESGRLQIHRQVVDVPARARKIIEGRVAAGEPEDRFRLDVRGGLPEMWLDQDKIDQILGNLLENAVRHGRGTVTIVVEPVEWGVAVSVRDQGEGVAPELASRVFRQFWRGNGRRRGGTGLGLFIVKGLVEAHGGTITVQRAPGGGAEFRFTMPAGTPDFA; this comes from the coding sequence ATGGTGCGCGGCGGACGAACCCACGGGCAGGAGGCCGATGCCGCATGCCTGATCGACGTCGACGACCTTCCCGACGGGGTGATCGTGGCCGACGCGCGCGGCCGGGTGGTCGCCTTCAACCACGCCGCCTCCAGCCTGACGGGCGCCGACCGCGAGGCCGTCCTCGGCGGTCACCTGCCCGAGGTGCTGCCCTTTCGGGACAACGACGGCCGCGACTGGTGGAAGTGGCTGGACGCCTACGGGGGGCTGCGCATCCGCAGCCGCCAGCCGGAGTGCTCGCTGTACCTGCCGGGCCGCCACGAGATGCTGGTCTCGGTCCGTTTCGTGCGCAGCCCTCGCCGCGGCGGCGACGTCGTCCGCGTGGTGATCACGCTGCGCGACGCCGCGGCCCGTGCCCGGCTGGAGCGCAGCAGGGCCGATCTGGTCTCCACCGTCGCCCACGAGCTGCGGTCCCCGCTGACCAGCGTCAAGGGGTTCACCGCGACGCTGCTGGCCAAGTGGGGCCGCTTCACCGACGACCAGAAGCGCGTGATGCTGGAGACGGTGAACGCCGACGCCGACCGCGTCACCCGGCTGATCACCGAGCTGCTGGACGTCTCGCGCATCGAGTCGGGCCGGCTGCAGATCCACCGCCAGGTCGTGGACGTCCCCGCCCGCGCCCGTAAGATCATCGAAGGCCGGGTGGCGGCGGGGGAGCCGGAGGACCGCTTCCGGCTCGACGTACGGGGCGGGCTTCCCGAGATGTGGCTCGACCAGGACAAGATCGACCAGATCCTGGGCAACCTGCTGGAAAACGCGGTGCGCCACGGACGCGGTACCGTGACGATAGTGGTGGAGCCGGTCGAGTGGGGAGTCGCCGTGTCCGTGCGCGACCAGGGTGAGGGTGTCGCACCCGAGCTGGCCTCGCGCGTCTTCCGCCAGTTCTGGCGGGGCAACGGGCGGCGCCGGGGTGGCACCGGTCTCGGCCTGTTCATCGTCAAGGGCTTGGTCGAGGCGCACGGTGGGACGATCACCGTGCAGCGTGCTCCGGGCGGCGGCGCGGAGTTCCGATTTACCATGCCCGCCGGCACTCCCGACTTCGCCTGA
- the pheS gene encoding phenylalanine--tRNA ligase subunit alpha, whose translation MQAEALAAIDAAADLDELKQVRLAHAGDRSPIALANREIGALPPQARAEAGKRIGGARKAIGEALAARQDVLTAERDERVLVEETVDVTLPWDRVPQGARHPLTTLQERIADAFTAMGYEVAEGPELEGEWFNFDALNIAPDHPARSEHDTFFVGSVDSGMVLRTQTSPVQIRALLSRDLPVYVVSPGKVFRTDELDATHTPVFHQVEGLAVDEGLTMAHLKGTLDRFAEVMFGEGIDTRFRPNYFPFTEPSAEMDLRCFVCRGASAVPGNPPCRTCKSEGWIEWGGCGMVNPRVLVACGVDPERYSGFAFGMGVERTLMFRHNAEDMRDMVEGDVRFTLPFGMEV comes from the coding sequence ATGCAGGCCGAAGCCCTGGCCGCCATCGACGCGGCGGCCGACCTCGACGAACTCAAGCAGGTGCGCCTCGCGCACGCCGGCGACCGCTCGCCGATCGCCCTGGCCAACCGCGAGATCGGCGCGCTGCCGCCCCAGGCCCGCGCCGAGGCCGGCAAGCGCATCGGCGGCGCGCGCAAGGCCATCGGCGAGGCGCTCGCCGCCCGGCAGGACGTGCTGACGGCCGAGCGCGACGAGCGCGTCCTGGTCGAGGAGACCGTCGACGTCACCCTGCCGTGGGACCGCGTGCCGCAGGGGGCCAGGCACCCCCTCACCACCCTGCAGGAGCGCATCGCCGACGCGTTCACCGCGATGGGCTACGAGGTCGCCGAGGGGCCCGAGCTGGAGGGCGAGTGGTTCAACTTCGACGCCCTCAACATCGCGCCCGACCACCCCGCCCGCTCCGAGCACGACACCTTCTTCGTCGGCTCGGTCGACTCGGGCATGGTCCTGCGCACCCAGACCTCGCCCGTGCAGATCCGCGCGCTGCTGTCGCGCGACCTGCCGGTCTACGTCGTCTCGCCCGGCAAGGTCTTCCGCACCGACGAGCTCGACGCCACCCACACCCCGGTGTTCCACCAGGTCGAGGGCCTGGCGGTCGACGAGGGCCTCACCATGGCCCACCTGAAGGGCACGCTCGACCGGTTCGCCGAGGTCATGTTCGGCGAGGGCATCGACACCCGGTTCCGGCCCAACTACTTCCCCTTCACCGAGCCGTCGGCCGAGATGGACCTGCGCTGCTTCGTCTGCCGCGGCGCCTCGGCCGTCCCCGGCAACCCGCCGTGCCGCACCTGCAAGTCCGAGGGCTGGATCGAGTGGGGCGGCTGCGGCATGGTCAACCCGCGCGTGCTCGTCGCCTGCGGCGTCGACCCCGAGCGCTACAGCGGGTTCGCGTTCGGCATGGGCGTGGAGCGGACGCTGATGTTCCGCCACAACGCCGAGGACATGCGCGACATGGTCGAGGGAGACGTGCGCTTCACTCTCCCCTTCGGTATGGAGGTCTGA